The window TCATTCACCACATTCAGATAGACTGCCTCGACAAGACCTTGGGCATGCTTGAACTCGGTTTGCGAAGCACTACGGGTGATTTCTCTTTGGGCAAAGAAAGTAACCCCGGTAGCCGTCGTCACAACCAGAACGGCAACAAAGAGAAGTATGATCACTTTCATGGAGTTGAACATGTCGGCACTCTCCATCAAACTTGTCCGCGCAGAATGGTCGAACCGCAATCAATTCATGGCTATTGTGACAAAGGACTCCTTTCAATCATACCCTGCAAGGCACAGATGGGTAAAGGCGCTTGGTAAATTAATAACGTAAGCGCAAAGGAATTACCCTACTCCAGTTGGAATACCTGTACGCCAAATAGCTTTCGATCACTGCATGGCTTGGGGATCCATCCCGGTTGTTACTGGAACCATACCTGCACAAGACATCCCATTTGCCAGGCTTACCACCTCGAAATTGAGAATATCCGATACCGAACTCCCCCCGGAAAGTTGCTCCGGGACACCTCATTCGAGAGCAACGCTCTCAAGATCACCATTTTTTCCGCTCACGAATATTTTGAATATCCGCAGGTTATCTTTTCAAACGCACAGCGCCTTGTGAAATAACGTACAATTCTGTTGACACGGAGTTTTATCGCGGATAGGAGGGAATCACAATGTCCAAATGTCGACATTTGGACATTCAACATTTGGACATTGTGACAAAACACACCAACTGGAGAAAACGCAAGATGACCAAGCAAATCATCGACACTCCCGGCGCTCCGGCAGCCATCGGCCCTTACTCGCAGGCCGTTGTTGCCGGCGACTTTCTGTTCACTTCCGGGGCGCTGCCCATTGATCCTGCCACCGGCAAGATGGTGGAGGGCAGCATCGAAGATCGCGCGCATCAGGTCTTCAAGAACCTGAGCGCCATTGCCAAAGAAGCGGGCACTTCGCTCGACAATGCCGTCAAGACGACTGTTTACCTTGCCAACATTGCCGACTTTCAGGCCGTAAACGGCGTTTACGCACAATATTTCAACAAGCCCTTCCCTGCCCGCAGCGCTTTTCAGGTGGCAGCCCTGCCTCTGGGTGCGGACGTTGAAGTGGAATGCATCATCAACCTTAAGTAATCGAGATTAAGGAACTTCCTATGAACCTCGCAAAGTTTCCCCGCCGCGGCTATGTGAAGACCCCCACCCCCATCGAGGCTGTTCCGGCTTTCTCCAAGGCCCTGGGCGGCAAGGTGAACCTGTTCATCAAGCGCGACGATCTGCTGCCCGGTTGTGCCGGCGGTAACAAGACCCGCAAGCTCGACTTCTGCATTGCCGACGCACTGGAAAAAGGCGCCGACACCATCATCACCTGCGGTGCCGTGCAGTCCAACCACTGCCGCCTGACCCTTTCCTGGGCCGTCAAGGAAGGCATGGACTGCCATCTGGTTCTGGAAGAGCGCGTGAAGGGCAGCTACAAGCCCGAAGCATCCGGCAACAACTTCCTGTTTCAGCTCATGGGCGTGAAGTCCGTCACCGTGGTTCCCGGCGGTTCCAACATGATGGGCGAAA is drawn from Desulfovibrio mangrovi and contains these coding sequences:
- a CDS encoding RidA family protein gives rise to the protein MTKQIIDTPGAPAAIGPYSQAVVAGDFLFTSGALPIDPATGKMVEGSIEDRAHQVFKNLSAIAKEAGTSLDNAVKTTVYLANIADFQAVNGVYAQYFNKPFPARSAFQVAALPLGADVEVECIINLK